One window from the genome of Saccharomyces mikatae IFO 1815 strain IFO1815 genome assembly, chromosome: 4 encodes:
- the HKR1 gene encoding Hkr1p (similar to Saccharomyces cerevisiae HKR1 (YDR420W); ancestral locus Anc_5.524), with amino-acid sequence MVSLKINEILLLISLLNAIEAYSNDTTYSRLYSSEIEIGTSYLTSTAFNSRSSNNENSITSSPETTTLAGQYSESARVAVNEEQSTGTPHQYSGALTTSQDADSTLSTQRSTEKAIPSSSEVPTPTNYYSGTSLFSQTLDDNSKSILESSNEVTSSGFLTGIIISTSDGTAVPGKINPTFSSLSKEESTSSQDFSYNDADTTTEMISGVSWLPSAATATRTDSFTSGLVRTEFTSALSRISQPSSIKPTTLVDSFSMGSVQTQLASTISSEVPTEEEYIISELEISENYDSSLAIYLSAALIAEKKSSSLIINLLSSYSKPISTQTFLASHTGNRILTASTVSHPSSITSTTLVDSVSSGSPQTQLINVISISSKVSTDEYTVSDLEFPINYGSSAGNYPDQELIVNSPYTYSTNKASSLITQSTRIESNPIMESSISTTKILFSSISHTKTSTSAFKTMSFASIHSFSSVPSPLDSVAVSSSRTSFPNGIAPSSPLASVVVPSSHTSSPNEVSSSRPTSAAISSTYLSSQNRFPPSSPLASVVVPSSRTSSPNEVSSSPPTSAAISSTYLSSPNGVAPPSPLASVVVPSSRTSSPNEVSSSPLASAAVPSAYISLSSDYTLEFSSVDYSTTSVVPAIPVHSPSLGITNSLQQTSLAIQNIVSEFTSASSTFSQETYPSAISVVSMSSSTSNLFETSQMFLSTQLTPTYNTNLLASSTPRRLISTNAKASYEVTTQNIESSSTSTMVSNFPYFSSSADKEKFSTIPKMTMVISSGIQAHSIYASSSHHSSTGISIGVLDSSKTSGLFASSLDHAPPSTSSANHPGKTASTGKSASSTQESSNSIKFASQPNSQFRNSEVRSTLSTGSNAHFSFTSSLPANSKVNSENSSKKGKTITDNDEKTSSATRKTQNSGLSKTSESYSRPSTKISTGTITTAVQTQVISNLESPTPVLSIYSTNLDSSSNSYAWLPTAIIVQSSETDTSTTLFNPTITGSLPNLIEPAVTASEPINHTLITVGFTAALNYVFLVQNPLSSAQIFNFLPLVLKYPFSDTSSGVESSNGELSSFILSYRSGTSTTTLSPQSKSSLSIVRKKKKGDKEKPPTSTMDLYFPSINASSIAVKQIVPMMDSSKAYIIAVAEVYFPTEAVSYLQELILDVNSTLYNNPQSPLRTLAGLIDNSIPLGSLTLYSSGNEGHVSSLFPSGVLDSSKENSKGIVATYKYGALDDFTNSFTDSAPGWSYAARTIVFLAILTIGALLWLLFAFFVFHYRNILLKRYPKDCIEKSLGNERKFDSTALSRSSSGNQIFNEKPSGSENESVHSVTDDHYIITGENTVYSTTHGLHYTINDDGDLFYKEATLNDLEETAEREDSGIDSILRDCVYDEHQESTEAYLNDEESISSIVDVDENGNIRLYDSYSDDEEPNSFYLPNEVIEEYNNNNVYKIKHNTPETGSCTTDDPEAGNMITNEFSSSSQTCLPSTTYTTPLHTNSIKLQTLRYSEISLSQPNKALFSNHEDLEIDDIDDNGSVSDIQIEELDALDEELYKRISKIAKQQNL; translated from the coding sequence ATGGTCTCactgaaaataaatgaaattttgCTTCTGATATCGTTGTTAAATGCAATCGAGGCTTACAGTAACGATACAACATATTCCCGCTTATATAGTAGTGAAATAGAGATTGGAACTTCATATTTAACAAGCACGGCATTCAATTCGAGATCTAGCAACAATGAAAATTCAATAACATCGAGCCCTGAAACAACCACATTGGCTGGCCAATATAGTGAAAGTGCAAGGGTAGCAGTGAATGAAGAACAAAGCACCGGTACGCCACATCAGTATTCAGGTGCGCTGACAACATCGCAAGACGCTGATTCGACCCTGTCAACGCAAAGATCTACGGAAAAAGCAATACCTAGTAGTAGTGAAGTCCCCACGCCTACGAATTACTATAGTGGAACATCACTATTTTCACAAACATTGGATGACAATTCAAAGTCTATCTTAGAGTCGAGTAATGAGGTAACATCTTCTGGATTTTTAACAGGCATAATAATATCCACATCAGATGGAACAGCAGTACCGGGAAAGATAAAtccaacattttcttcgctttccaaagaagaaagcacATCGTCTCAAGATTTTAGCTATAATGATGCAGACACGACGACAGAAATGATATCCGGAGTTTCATGGCTTCCCAGCGCAGCAACGGCCACAAGAACGGACAGTTTTACTAGTGGATTAGTACGAACTGAGTTTACTAGTGCATTATCAAGGATTTCACAGCCTTCAAGCATAAAGCCAACCACATTAGTGGATAGTTTTAGTATGGGATCAGTGCAAACGCAACTTGCTAGTACAATATCATCTGAAGTACCAACcgaagaagaatatataataagCGAATTAgaaatttctgaaaattACGATTCAAGTCTAGCCATCTACCTTAGCGCAGCGTTAATTGCAGAGAAGAAATCTAGCTCTCTCATTATCAATCTTTTATCTTCTTATAGCAAACCAATTTCAACTCAAACTTTCCTCGCCAGTCACACAGGGAATCGCATACTAACGGCGTCTACGGTATCACATCCTTCTAGCATAACATCAACAACATTAGTGGATAGTGTTAGCAGCGGATCACCCCAAACTCAACTTATCAACGtaatttcaatatcatctaAAGTATCAACTGATGAATATACCGTAAGTGACCTCGAATTCCCTATCAACTATGGCTCAAGTGCCGGCAACTATCCTGATCAGGAGTTGATTGTGAATTCTCCATACACTTATTCTACTAACAAAGCATCTTCGCTGATAACTCAAAGTACACGCATTGAATCTAATCCAATTATGGAATCTTCTATATCCACGACAAAAATTCTGTTCAGCAGTATATCCCATACCAAAACTTCAACTTCAGCCTTTAAAACAATGTCATTCGCATCGATTCATTCATTTAGCTCTGTTCCTTCTCCGTTAGACTCGGTCGCAGTATCTTCTAGCCGCACGTCCTTTCCAAATGGGATTGctccatcatcaccattgGCTTCTGTTGTTGTACCTTCTAGCCATACGTCCTCTCCAAATGAGGTTTCTTCATCACGACCAACCTCCGCCGCTATATCTTCCACCTATCTGTCCTCTCAAAATAGATTCCctccatcatcaccattgGCTTCTGTTGTTGTACCTTCTAGCCGTACGTCCTCTCCAAATGAGGTTTCTTCATCACCACCAACCTCTGCCGCTATATCTTCCACCTACCTGTCCTCTCCAAATGGAGTCGCTccaccatcaccattgGCTTCTGTTGTTGTACCTTCTAGCCGTACGTCCTCTCCAAATGAGGTTTCTTCATCACCACTGGCTTCTGCTGCCGTGCCTTCTGCTTACATATCACTTTCATCTGATTACACTCTTGAATTTTCGTCTGTGGATTATTCAACAACATCAGTGGTACCAGCAATTCCAGTACATAGTCCATCCCTCGGGATTACAAATTCGTTACAACAGACTTCCCTTGCGATTCAAAATATTGTATCTGAGTTCACTTCTGCAAGCTCAACTTTTAGTCAGGAAACATATCCGAGCGCAATTTCTGTTGTCAGCATGAGCTCTTCTACTTCCAATCTGTTTGAAACTTCTCAGATGTTTTTATCAACTCAGCTAACCCCAACATACAATACCAACTTGCTCGCAAGTAGTACGCCTCGTAGGCTTATATCTACCAATGCGAAAGCTTCTTACGAGGTCACTACGCAGAATATTGAGAGTAGCAGTACATCCACAATGGTATCAAATTTCCCGTACTTCTCTTCTTCGGCggataaagaaaagttttcaaCAATTCCTAAAATGACTATGGTAATTTCAAGTGGCATACAGGCACATTCTATATATGCATCAAGTTCCCATCATTCATCGACTGGAATATCAATTGGTGTTCTCGACTCATCAAAAACCTCAGGGTTATTCGCATCTTCGTTGGACCACGCTCCCCCCTCAACATCTTCAGCGAATCATCCAGGAAAGACAGCATCTACCGGAAAATCTGCTTCAAGCACACAAGAAAGTTCCAATAGTATTAAATTTGCATCACAACCCAATAGCCAGTTTAGAAACTCTGAAGTAAGGAGTACTCTGAGTACGGGAAGCAATGCCCATTTCTCATTTACTTCATCACTTCCCGCAAACTCCAAAGTTAATTCGGAAAATTCATCcaaaaagggaaaaacCATAACCgacaatgatgaaaaaactagTTCCGCAACAAGAAAGACACAAAACAGCGGCTTGTCTAAAACCAGTGAGTCGTACTCTCGGCCATCTACGAAAATCTCAACTGGAACGATTACCACTGCTGTACAGACTCAGgtgatttcaaatttagaATCTCCCACTCCTGTCTTATCCATATATTCCACAAATTTGGATTCATCTTCGAATAGCTATGCATGGTTGCCTACTGCTATTATTGTGCAATCTTCCGAAACAGACACATCTACAACATTATTTAACCCAACAATCACTGGATCGCTTCCAAATTTAATTGAACCTGCTGTTACTGCATCGGAACCTATCAACCACACTTTAATTACCGTTGGGTTCACTGCTGCGTTAAattatgtatttttggTTCAAAATCCATTATCTTCGGCACaaattttcaactttttacCGCTTGTTTTAAAATATCCATTCTCTGATACCTCGTCGGGAGTGGAGAGTAGTAACGGAGAATTGTCTAGTTTTATTCTCTCATACCGATCTGGAACCAGTACAACTACCCTTTCTCCTCAATCTAAGTCATCATTATCCAttgtaagaaaaaaaaaaaaaggagataAAGAAAAGCCCCCCACGTCAACCATGGATTTATACTTTCCATCCATTAACGCCTCCTCAATAGCTGTCAAGCAAATTGTTCCCATGATGGACTCATCCAAAGCATATATTATAGCAGTTGCAGAGGTATATTTTCCAACAGAAGCTGTATCATATCTTCAGGAGTTAATCCTAGATGTGAATTCCACTCTTTATAATAATCCCCAATCCCCACTGAGAACTTTGGCTGGCCTAATAGATAACAGTATTCCATTAGGAAGTTTAACATTGTATAGCTCTGGAAATGAAGGACATGTCTCTAGTCTATTTCCATCAGGTGTGTtagattcttcaaaagaaaattcaaaaggGATAGTGGCAACTTACAAGTACGGTGCTTTGGACGATTTTACCAATTCATTCACAGATTCTGCGCCTGGGTGGAGCTATGCTGCAAGAACTATAGTCTTCCTGGCTATTTTAACTATTGGTGCACTCTTATGGTTATTGTTTGCGTTTTTCGTTTTCCATTACAGGAATATACTATTGAAAAGATATCCCAAGGACTGCATTGAGAAAAGCCTCGgtaatgaaagaaaatttgacaGTACTGCACTTTCCCGCTCATCTTCTGGCAATCAAATATTTAACGAAAAACCATCTGGATCTGAGAATGAAAGCGTTCACTCAGTCACAGATGACCATTATATTATAACTGGCGAAAACACAGTTTACAGTACTACTCACGGTTTACATTATACTATTAACGATGATGGTGATTTATTTTACAAAGAAGCAACATTAAATGACCTTGAGGAGACGGCTGAAAGAGAAGACTCAGGGATAGACAGTATTCTAAGAGACTGCGTATATGATGAACACCAGGAATCCACAGAAGCGTATTTGAATGACGAAGAGTCAATATCAAGTATTGTAGACGTTGACGAAAATGGTAATATTAGGTTATACGACAGTTATTCAGACGATGAAGAACCAAACAGTTTTTACCTGCCAAATGAGGTTATCGAAGaatataacaataataatgtcTACAAAATCAAACATAATACACCGGAGACTGGGTCCTGTACTACGGATGATCCAGAAGCCGGAAATATGATTACAAACGAGTTCTCTTCCAGCAGCCAGACATGTTTACCGAGTACCACTTATACTACACCGCTTCATACGAATTCGATTAAACTACAAACATTGCGTTACTCCGAAATTTCACTATCACAACCAAATAAGGCTCTTTTTTCTAACCACGAAGATCTGGAGATAGACGATATTGATGACAACGGTAGTGTTTCTGACATACAAATTGAGGAGTTGGATGCCTTAGATGAGGAGCTTTacaaaagaatatcaaaaattgCAAAACAACAGAATCTTTAA